One uncultured Hyphomonas sp. genomic region harbors:
- a CDS encoding glutathione S-transferase family protein encodes MKLYHSPQAPNPDRVVYFLRAKGKLDAVDLEEVSIMKQEHKTPEYREVSPFSQVPALVLDDGTKITESRAICTYFEGIFPEPNLMGADPKEKALIEMWDRRVEMMFFIQFAAWFRNAHPMMAPLEVPQSAEAAAKGEKAAKKMAERFDAHLADNEFLAAGRFSIADITLFIACGFCRVMKYEPHKEHANLGRWYEAMKARGFAG; translated from the coding sequence ATGAAGCTCTATCACAGCCCTCAGGCGCCGAACCCGGATCGTGTCGTCTACTTCCTGCGTGCCAAGGGCAAGCTTGATGCGGTCGACCTCGAAGAAGTCTCGATCATGAAGCAGGAGCACAAGACGCCGGAATACCGCGAAGTCTCGCCCTTCTCGCAAGTACCTGCACTGGTGCTGGACGACGGAACGAAGATCACCGAGAGCCGCGCCATCTGCACCTATTTCGAAGGCATCTTCCCGGAGCCGAACCTGATGGGCGCCGACCCGAAGGAGAAAGCCCTGATCGAGATGTGGGACCGGCGCGTGGAGATGATGTTCTTCATCCAGTTCGCCGCATGGTTCCGCAACGCGCATCCGATGATGGCGCCACTGGAAGTGCCGCAAAGCGCAGAGGCTGCAGCCAAGGGCGAAAAGGCGGCAAAGAAAATGGCCGAGCGCTTCGACGCCCACCTCGCCGACAACGAGTTCCTCGCGGCCGGCCGCTTCTCCATCGCGGACATTACGCTCTTCATCGCCTGCGGTTTCTGCCGCGTGATGAAGTATGAGCCGCACAAGGAGCACGCCAATCTCGGCCGCTGGTATGAGGCCATGAAAGCGCGGGGCTTCGCAGGCTAG
- a CDS encoding TonB-dependent receptor, translating to MENGDVIDRVGIYLLRADPVLVWGDRKQDDPGSYSALDAAEIDATAADHPAEILNQLPGVNVQMNSGQEHLIAIRSPVLTGGAGQGSFLILENGVPTRSPAFGNVNSLIEPHHEIADAIEVVRGPGSAKYGSNAVHGLINVILPEPGEGGEVRASYGTLGRWRTDMKLDEGQHWLFNLSLMKDTGWRDNTDVSQQKLSIVGKFNPGLWDATVWLSGQNLEQESGGYITGADAYKDEDIAKTNPDPDAYRNAWSARLGARLERPLFDGTLVLLPYAHSQAMIFSQHFLPNGGVEKNGHTGGGVMVRYEQPVFEQLTWRIGTDLDAATGYLREIQPDPFGFFPGDSRFPQGVHYDYDVDTTVAALWTELEWALSEDVRILAGLRGESHDYDYTTKAPPGINGRFNVPADRSDSYEFVTPKLGAVWSVSDTVDLYANYARGARAPQVSDLYRLQSLQVVGQVDTETLDSVELGARGAAMGGRLVFDVAAYWMDKENFFFRDSNGLNVTDGSTEHKGVEVSAAYDLTDTLSLSGNVSWSDQTYTFDRVVASASNTILDGNQIDTAPEWLANGRLNWQATDRLALSLNVEHIGEYFTDPGNQNTYPGHTVLGARAAWAWTDTHTVWINIRNLTDERYADRADVSFGTPRYFPGEPVNATIGISRTF from the coding sequence TTGGAGAATGGAGACGTTATTGACCGCGTCGGCATCTATCTGCTGCGTGCTGATCCGGTCTTGGTTTGGGGCGACCGGAAGCAAGACGATCCGGGAAGCTATTCCGCGCTCGATGCAGCCGAAATCGACGCCACCGCCGCCGATCATCCCGCCGAAATCCTGAACCAGCTGCCCGGCGTGAACGTGCAGATGAATTCCGGGCAGGAGCATCTGATCGCCATCCGTTCGCCGGTGCTGACGGGCGGGGCCGGGCAGGGAAGCTTCCTCATCCTTGAGAATGGTGTCCCCACCCGCTCCCCTGCCTTCGGCAACGTCAATTCCCTGATCGAGCCGCACCATGAGATCGCCGATGCCATCGAAGTCGTACGCGGGCCGGGCAGTGCGAAATATGGCTCGAACGCCGTGCACGGACTAATAAACGTCATCCTGCCGGAACCGGGTGAGGGCGGCGAAGTGCGCGCCTCCTATGGCACGCTCGGCCGCTGGCGCACCGACATGAAGCTGGACGAGGGCCAGCACTGGCTGTTCAATCTTTCGCTGATGAAAGACACCGGCTGGCGCGACAATACCGATGTCAGCCAGCAGAAACTCTCCATCGTCGGCAAGTTCAACCCCGGCCTCTGGGACGCGACCGTCTGGCTGTCCGGCCAGAACCTCGAACAGGAATCCGGCGGCTATATCACCGGCGCAGATGCCTACAAGGATGAGGATATTGCGAAGACGAACCCGGATCCGGATGCCTACCGCAATGCCTGGTCCGCCCGCCTCGGTGCGCGCCTTGAGCGGCCCCTGTTCGATGGCACGCTCGTTCTGCTGCCCTATGCCCACTCGCAGGCGATGATCTTCTCCCAGCACTTCCTTCCGAATGGCGGCGTGGAAAAGAATGGCCACACCGGCGGCGGCGTCATGGTGCGCTATGAGCAACCCGTCTTCGAACAGCTCACCTGGCGCATCGGCACAGACCTCGACGCAGCGACCGGCTATCTCCGCGAAATCCAGCCGGACCCGTTCGGCTTCTTCCCCGGCGACTCCCGTTTCCCGCAGGGTGTCCACTATGACTATGACGTCGACACCACCGTCGCGGCGCTCTGGACGGAACTCGAATGGGCGCTGTCGGAAGATGTCCGCATCCTCGCAGGCCTGCGCGGCGAGAGCCATGATTATGACTACACGACCAAGGCACCCCCCGGCATCAATGGCCGCTTCAACGTGCCAGCAGACCGGTCAGATTCCTACGAGTTCGTGACGCCGAAGCTTGGCGCTGTCTGGTCTGTCTCCGACACGGTCGATCTCTATGCCAACTATGCCCGCGGCGCCCGCGCCCCGCAGGTGTCGGACCTCTACCGACTGCAGAGCCTGCAGGTCGTGGGGCAGGTCGATACCGAAACGCTGGACAGTGTCGAGCTCGGCGCGCGCGGCGCGGCCATGGGCGGACGCCTCGTCTTCGATGTCGCCGCCTACTGGATGGACAAGGAAAACTTCTTCTTCCGCGATTCCAACGGCCTGAACGTCACCGACGGCTCAACAGAGCACAAGGGTGTCGAAGTCTCCGCCGCCTATGACCTCACCGATACGCTGTCGCTGTCCGGTAATGTGTCGTGGTCGGACCAGACCTACACCTTTGACCGGGTCGTGGCATCTGCTTCCAACACCATCCTGGATGGCAACCAGATCGACACCGCTCCGGAATGGCTCGCCAATGGGCGGCTGAACTGGCAGGCGACCGACCGCCTCGCCCTGTCGCTGAACGTTGAGCATATCGGCGAATACTTCACAGACCCCGGCAACCAGAACACCTATCCGGGCCACACAGTGCTCGGCGCCCGCGCGGCCTGGGCCTGGACGGATACGCACACGGTCTGGATCAATATCCGCAATTTGACGGATGAGCGCTATGCCGACCGGGCGGACGTTTCGTTCGGCACGCCGCGCTACTTCCCCGGCGAGCCGGTCAATGCCACTATCGGCATAAGCCGGACATTCTAG
- a CDS encoding nucleoside transporter C-terminal domain-containing protein, whose protein sequence is MNIMGFEWGWDNARALLGIAMIYGLCWAWSEKRKLFPWKVVIGATVMQFVFALILFGIPFIRSILFRANDVVDGLQAATRAGTGFVFGYVGDNIAGAELMDGTPPPLFFFQILPIVIVVAALSAMLWHWGILKWVTNGFAFIFRRGMGLGGATSLAVSANVFMGMTEAPVLIRPYIKGMTRSELLIMMTAGFATIAGSVLVVYGSFLEGKMANPLAQLLTASIMAAPAAVAVALTMIPETTPATERMKEPDFNYASTMDAFSRGATDGLQIVFNIATMLIAALALLWLVNAGLGAFPEVGGAPLSIERILGWIFAPLMYMVGVPLDEAAKSGSLMGVKTVLTEFVAFLQLAEVPPDAMDPRTRMITAHAVCGFANFGSMGILIGGLSIIEPSRRDDFLSLSWRTLVAGTFATCLSAAVVGALPYQLFAGANG, encoded by the coding sequence ATGAACATCATGGGTTTCGAATGGGGCTGGGACAATGCCCGCGCATTGCTCGGCATTGCCATGATCTATGGCCTCTGCTGGGCCTGGTCTGAAAAGCGCAAACTGTTCCCGTGGAAGGTCGTCATTGGCGCCACGGTCATGCAGTTCGTCTTCGCGCTCATCCTGTTCGGCATTCCGTTTATCCGCTCGATCCTGTTCCGCGCCAATGACGTGGTCGACGGCCTTCAGGCCGCGACGCGCGCCGGCACCGGCTTCGTCTTCGGCTATGTGGGGGACAATATCGCCGGGGCCGAGCTGATGGACGGTACGCCGCCGCCGCTCTTCTTCTTCCAGATCCTGCCCATCGTCATCGTCGTGGCCGCCCTGTCGGCCATGCTCTGGCACTGGGGCATCCTGAAATGGGTAACCAATGGCTTCGCCTTCATCTTCCGGCGGGGCATGGGCCTTGGCGGGGCGACGTCGCTCGCCGTCTCCGCCAACGTCTTCATGGGCATGACTGAGGCGCCGGTGCTGATCCGGCCTTACATCAAGGGCATGACGCGGTCGGAACTGCTGATCATGATGACCGCCGGTTTCGCCACCATCGCGGGCTCGGTCCTCGTCGTCTATGGCTCATTCCTTGAGGGCAAGATGGCGAACCCGCTGGCCCAGCTGCTCACGGCCTCCATCATGGCCGCGCCCGCCGCCGTTGCCGTCGCGCTCACCATGATCCCGGAAACGACCCCCGCCACCGAGCGGATGAAAGAGCCGGACTTCAACTACGCCTCCACCATGGATGCCTTCTCGCGCGGCGCGACCGACGGCCTGCAGATCGTGTTCAACATCGCGACCATGCTGATTGCGGCGCTGGCGCTGCTGTGGCTCGTCAATGCCGGGCTCGGCGCCTTTCCGGAAGTCGGCGGCGCGCCGCTCTCCATCGAGCGGATCCTCGGCTGGATCTTCGCCCCGCTGATGTACATGGTCGGTGTCCCGCTGGACGAGGCCGCGAAATCCGGCTCGCTGATGGGCGTGAAGACGGTGCTGACCGAATTCGTCGCCTTCCTGCAGCTCGCCGAAGTGCCGCCGGATGCGATGGACCCGCGCACGCGCATGATCACCGCACACGCGGTCTGCGGCTTTGCCAATTTCGGCTCCATGGGCATCCTGATTGGCGGCCTGTCGATCATCGAGCCGAGCCGCCGCGATGACTTCCTGTCGCTTTCCTGGCGCACGCTGGTGGCCGGCACCTTCGCGACCTGTCTCTCGGCAGCGGTCGTCGGCGCGCTGCCTTACCAGCTGTTTGCAGGCGCGAACGGCTGA
- a CDS encoding peptidase S10 translates to MKLRALFMAALMAMAAPAFAETDSADAAKETEARPVPEPVMFVTQHSGTFGRQKVNYKVEAGETQIKNDEGKPAASLFTISYVQEKAGPDRPVTFVFNGGPGSASVWLHLGLLGPKRVVVASDADADDGAAPYRMVDNPLSILDQTDLVFIDPVGTGFSQAIGEGEDKDYWSEAGDKESIAEVIRIWITKHKRWNAPKYLIGESFGTTRAAYLANELTVGDVDIALNGIVLISQALDYEGSTSVHDNVYSYVTYLPSMAAVAQYHGRAGQGIPQAEFLTEARAFARDEYGPALWKGDRLSPEERAYIRDKLVYFTGLDPQYIETSNLRILMHRFQKELLRDEGVALGRLDGRYLGDEADDIAEGPEDDVASYAVSSAYSALMNQYLATDLGVEMDRPYMVSSPDAGEQWNFRDVPEGQYWEPHYVNAGRKLTTAMRHNTGLNVMVASGYYDLICPFFDAEITFARYGIPQDRVDMTYYQGGHMMYLNEGALDALVKDIRSFYAGQLQDQRPD, encoded by the coding sequence ATGAAACTGCGCGCTCTCTTCATGGCTGCCCTGATGGCCATGGCCGCCCCCGCTTTTGCCGAAACCGACAGCGCCGACGCGGCGAAGGAAACCGAAGCCAGGCCAGTGCCCGAGCCGGTCATGTTCGTCACCCAGCACTCCGGCACGTTCGGCCGCCAGAAGGTGAACTACAAGGTCGAGGCGGGCGAGACCCAGATCAAGAATGACGAGGGCAAACCCGCAGCGAGCCTGTTCACCATTTCCTACGTTCAGGAGAAGGCCGGGCCTGACCGGCCGGTGACCTTCGTTTTCAATGGCGGGCCGGGCTCTGCCTCGGTCTGGCTGCACCTCGGCCTGCTGGGGCCGAAGCGCGTGGTGGTGGCCAGCGATGCCGATGCGGATGATGGCGCCGCGCCCTACCGGATGGTGGACAATCCTCTGTCGATCCTGGACCAGACGGACCTTGTCTTCATCGACCCCGTCGGCACCGGCTTCAGCCAGGCCATCGGCGAAGGCGAGGACAAGGATTACTGGAGCGAAGCGGGCGACAAGGAATCCATCGCCGAAGTCATCCGCATCTGGATCACGAAGCACAAACGCTGGAACGCGCCGAAATACCTGATCGGCGAAAGCTTCGGCACGACGCGCGCGGCGTATCTTGCCAATGAACTGACGGTTGGCGACGTGGACATTGCCCTCAACGGCATCGTGCTGATCTCGCAGGCGCTGGACTATGAAGGTTCCACCTCCGTCCACGACAATGTCTATTCCTACGTTACCTACCTGCCCTCGATGGCTGCCGTGGCGCAGTATCATGGCCGCGCCGGACAAGGCATTCCGCAGGCGGAGTTCCTGACCGAAGCCCGCGCCTTCGCGCGCGATGAATATGGCCCGGCCCTCTGGAAAGGCGACCGGCTGAGCCCGGAGGAGCGCGCCTATATCCGCGACAAGCTCGTCTATTTCACCGGGCTCGACCCGCAATATATCGAGACGTCAAACCTGCGCATCCTGATGCACCGCTTCCAGAAAGAGCTGCTGCGCGATGAAGGCGTGGCGCTCGGCCGGCTCGACGGGCGTTATCTGGGCGATGAGGCAGACGACATCGCCGAAGGCCCGGAAGACGACGTGGCAAGCTATGCGGTCAGCTCGGCCTATTCGGCCCTGATGAACCAGTATCTCGCCACCGATCTCGGTGTTGAGATGGACCGGCCCTACATGGTCTCCAGCCCGGATGCGGGCGAGCAGTGGAACTTCCGCGACGTGCCGGAAGGCCAGTACTGGGAGCCGCATTATGTGAATGCCGGGCGCAAGCTCACCACCGCCATGCGCCACAATACCGGTCTGAACGTCATGGTCGCGAGCGGATACTACGACCTGATCTGCCCCTTCTTCGACGCCGAGATCACCTTCGCCCGCTACGGCATCCCGCAGGACCGGGTCGACATGACCTACTATCAGGGCGGCCACATGATGTACCTGAACGAAGGTGCGCTGGACGCTCTGGTGAAGGACATCCGGAGTTTCTACGCCGGTCAGCTGCAGGACCAGCGGCCGGATTAG
- a CDS encoding VOC family protein: MLAYVTLGSNDTDKACAFYDAVLGEMGAKQVFNNGRLYFYGTGPGAPMLAIGGPYDEKAASCGNGVMPAIAAPDAATVDKVYNKAIELGAQDEGAPGQRMPTFYGAYFRDPDGNKICVCKLG; the protein is encoded by the coding sequence ATGCTCGCTTATGTCACGCTCGGCTCCAATGATACCGATAAGGCCTGCGCTTTTTACGACGCGGTTCTCGGGGAAATGGGGGCCAAACAGGTCTTCAATAATGGCCGCCTCTATTTCTACGGCACCGGCCCGGGCGCGCCCATGCTGGCGATTGGCGGCCCGTATGACGAGAAGGCGGCCAGCTGCGGCAATGGCGTGATGCCGGCGATTGCTGCGCCCGACGCCGCCACCGTCGACAAGGTCTACAACAAGGCCATCGAACTCGGTGCGCAGGACGAAGGCGCCCCCGGCCAGCGCATGCCGACTTTCTACGGCGCCTATTTCCGCGACCCTGACGGCAACAAGATCTGCGTCTGCAAACTGGGCTAG
- a CDS encoding SDR family NAD(P)-dependent oxidoreductase: MSDIRFDGRVAIVTGAGGGLGRCHALELARRGAKVVVNDLGASMDGSGGSSEAAEAVVKEIEALGGEAISNGSSVADEAGVQKMIDDTMAKWGRIDILIANAGILRDKSFSKMTTQDIDLVLAVHLRGTFLPVHAAWNIMKEQNYGRIVVTTSSTGLYGNFGQANYGAGKLGVVGMMNTLKIEGAKNDIKINAVCPVAATRMTEGLMPPEALEQLKPEYVTPGVMNLVKDDAPTGLILSAGAGAFSMARIVETRGAFVGQGEELTAEAVAAKWDEITDTSKTLPAFTSGGQHGANMFSLVAEGKGQG; the protein is encoded by the coding sequence ATGTCTGACATCCGTTTTGACGGCCGCGTTGCCATCGTCACCGGCGCTGGTGGCGGTCTTGGCCGCTGCCACGCCCTCGAACTCGCCCGCCGCGGCGCAAAAGTCGTCGTCAACGACCTTGGCGCCTCAATGGACGGTTCCGGCGGCAGCTCCGAAGCCGCCGAAGCCGTGGTCAAGGAAATCGAAGCGCTGGGCGGCGAAGCCATCTCCAACGGCTCGTCCGTCGCTGACGAGGCCGGCGTGCAGAAAATGATCGATGACACGATGGCCAAATGGGGCCGCATCGACATCCTGATCGCCAATGCCGGCATCCTGCGCGACAAGTCCTTCTCCAAGATGACGACCCAGGACATCGACCTGGTCCTCGCGGTCCACCTGCGCGGCACGTTCCTGCCGGTGCACGCTGCCTGGAACATCATGAAAGAGCAGAATTACGGCCGGATCGTCGTGACCACCTCCTCCACCGGCCTCTATGGCAACTTTGGCCAGGCCAACTATGGCGCCGGCAAGCTCGGCGTGGTCGGCATGATGAACACGCTGAAGATCGAAGGCGCGAAGAACGACATCAAGATCAACGCCGTCTGCCCGGTCGCCGCGACCCGCATGACCGAAGGCCTGATGCCGCCGGAAGCGCTGGAACAGCTGAAGCCGGAATATGTCACGCCGGGCGTGATGAACCTCGTCAAAGACGACGCTCCGACCGGCCTGATCCTGTCGGCTGGCGCCGGTGCCTTCTCGATGGCCCGCATCGTCGAAACGCGCGGCGCCTTTGTCGGCCAGGGCGAAGAGCTGACGGCCGAAGCCGTCGCCGCCAAGTGGGACGAAATCACCGACACCAGCAAGACGCTGCCGGCCTTCACCTCCGGCGGCCAGCACGGCGCGAACATGTTCTCGCTCGTCGCTGAGGGCAAAGGCCAAGGCTGA
- a CDS encoding Kazal-type serine protease inhibitor domain-containing protein, giving the protein MRLAVLLFFPMFLAGCAWFLEPGVVPDRTVPADEVAAPDQIPTASEGAMCGGIAAIQCEEGLTCIYDDGVCRSMADGAGTCRKTGPICTKEYRPVCGCDGKTYGNRCEAYAAGVSVALPGECDVKES; this is encoded by the coding sequence ATGCGCCTCGCCGTTCTTTTGTTTTTCCCAATGTTTCTGGCCGGTTGCGCGTGGTTTCTCGAACCGGGTGTCGTGCCGGACCGGACCGTTCCGGCGGACGAAGTGGCCGCGCCGGACCAGATACCGACCGCCAGCGAAGGCGCCATGTGCGGTGGCATTGCCGCTATTCAGTGTGAAGAGGGCCTGACCTGCATTTATGACGACGGGGTTTGCCGCTCCATGGCAGACGGCGCTGGCACCTGCCGGAAAACCGGCCCGATCTGCACCAAGGAATACCGCCCGGTCTGCGGCTGCGACGGCAAGACCTATGGCAATCGTTGCGAAGCCTATGCCGCTGGCGTCAGCGTCGCCCTGCCCGGCGAATGCGACGTGAAAGAGAGCTGA
- a CDS encoding TROVE domain-containing protein yields MAKINKFMPARTHAGAKGRAFGPEQELRRAVMNSLLWEDQFYENGMSIAERIAGLVPAVVPETVVEIAISAREDMKLRHVPLLIVREMARHPEHRKLVADTLARIIQRPDELTEFLAIYWMDALGPMQQRKKAAVSAQAKKGLARAFTKFDAYQLAKYDRDGAVRLRDVLFLVHPKPKDAEQEKVWKQLAEGTLASPDTWEVSLSAGADKRETFERLIAEKKLGALALLRNLRGMQVAGVPKRTIAAALNDMRVDRVLPYRFIAAARFAPDLEPELEKAMFRSIEGHAQLTGKTTLLVDVSGSMSWEMSRQSVMTRLDAACGLAVLAREVCKDVEIFTFSNEVVKVPPRRGFALRDAILASQPHGGTQLGAAVAKVDRKGRRLIVFTDEQSHDRVEAPKGLGYMVNVASYQHGVGQGDWQRIDGFSEKILDWIIASEAR; encoded by the coding sequence ATGGCGAAGATAAACAAATTCATGCCCGCCCGCACCCATGCAGGGGCGAAGGGCCGTGCTTTCGGGCCGGAGCAGGAATTGCGCCGGGCCGTCATGAACAGCCTCCTCTGGGAGGACCAGTTCTATGAGAACGGCATGTCCATTGCGGAGCGGATCGCCGGACTCGTCCCGGCCGTGGTCCCCGAAACGGTGGTGGAGATCGCCATTTCGGCGCGCGAGGACATGAAGCTGCGGCACGTGCCGTTGCTCATCGTGCGTGAGATGGCGCGTCATCCGGAGCACCGGAAGCTCGTAGCGGATACGCTGGCGCGTATCATTCAGCGTCCGGACGAACTAACCGAGTTCCTTGCAATCTACTGGATGGATGCCCTCGGCCCCATGCAGCAGCGCAAGAAGGCGGCGGTGTCGGCGCAGGCCAAGAAAGGCCTCGCGCGGGCATTCACCAAGTTCGATGCCTACCAGCTGGCCAAGTATGACCGCGACGGTGCGGTCCGCCTGCGGGATGTTCTCTTCCTTGTGCACCCCAAGCCGAAGGATGCCGAACAGGAGAAAGTCTGGAAGCAGCTGGCCGAAGGCACGCTGGCCTCTCCGGATACCTGGGAAGTGTCCCTCTCTGCGGGGGCGGACAAGCGGGAGACGTTCGAACGCCTGATCGCGGAGAAGAAGCTCGGCGCGCTGGCGCTGCTGCGGAACCTCCGGGGCATGCAGGTGGCGGGGGTTCCCAAGCGGACCATTGCCGCAGCGCTGAACGATATGCGGGTCGACCGTGTCCTGCCTTATCGTTTCATCGCCGCGGCCCGGTTCGCGCCGGACCTTGAGCCGGAACTGGAGAAAGCCATGTTCCGGTCCATCGAGGGCCACGCCCAGCTGACCGGGAAGACGACCCTGCTGGTCGACGTGTCCGGCTCCATGAGCTGGGAGATGTCGCGCCAGTCGGTGATGACCCGGCTGGATGCGGCCTGCGGCCTGGCCGTCCTGGCGCGGGAAGTCTGCAAGGACGTGGAAATCTTCACCTTCTCGAATGAGGTGGTGAAGGTGCCGCCCCGCCGCGGCTTTGCGCTCCGCGATGCCATCCTGGCGTCCCAGCCGCATGGCGGGACCCAGCTTGGTGCGGCGGTCGCGAAGGTCGACCGGAAAGGCCGCCGGCTGATCGTCTTCACCGACGAACAGTCGCACGACCGGGTCGAAGCCCCCAAAGGCCTCGGCTACATGGTCAACGTCGCGTCCTACCAGCACGGCGTCGGCCAGGGCGACTGGCAGCGCATCGACGGCTTCTCAGAGAAGATCCTCGACTGGATCATCGCTTCGGAAGCCAGGTAG
- a CDS encoding HD domain-containing protein produces MADGHAVGERAKFREMLEGTKEDWEIIAEHSKIFNKGLAKRVLDHLRLLDGDFGGFPIDRLEHSLQTATRAHRDGRDEEYVVCALLHDIGDTLGSMNHPDVAAAILKPFVSEENLWMVANHGAFQGYYFFEYLGLDKNMRDQFKDSPHYQRCAEFCHKYDQAAFDPDYESEPLEFFEPMVERLFSKPKNSMYLKAMQKAE; encoded by the coding sequence ATGGCTGACGGACATGCCGTAGGCGAACGCGCAAAATTCCGCGAAATGCTGGAAGGCACCAAGGAAGACTGGGAAATCATCGCGGAGCATTCCAAGATCTTCAACAAGGGCCTCGCCAAGCGCGTGCTGGATCACCTCCGTCTGCTGGATGGCGATTTCGGTGGTTTCCCTATCGACCGGCTGGAGCACTCGCTGCAGACGGCGACCCGCGCCCACCGCGATGGACGGGATGAGGAATATGTTGTCTGTGCGCTGCTGCACGACATTGGTGACACGCTTGGCAGCATGAACCATCCGGACGTGGCGGCGGCGATCCTGAAGCCGTTCGTGTCGGAGGAAAATCTCTGGATGGTCGCCAATCATGGCGCCTTCCAGGGCTATTACTTCTTTGAGTATCTCGGCCTCGACAAGAACATGCGCGACCAGTTCAAGGACAGCCCGCACTATCAGCGCTGCGCCGAGTTCTGTCACAAATACGACCAGGCAGCCTTCGATCCGGACTATGAAAGCGAGCCGCTCGAATTCTTCGAGCCCATGGTCGAGCGTCTCTTCTCGAAGCCGAAAAACTCCATGTACCTGAAAGCCATGCAGAAGGCGGAATGA
- a CDS encoding amino acid permease — protein MIFDRIKPLDAILATAEKKSLHRSLGAFQLTMLGIGAVIGTGIFVLTAAAAQKAGPGMMFSFVIAGFVCAVAALCYSELASMVPVSGSAYTYTYAVMGELLAWMVGWALILEYAVAASAVCVGWSGYVMGLVENLTGFTLPGALSSGPAWGFAGGIPHVDFSHGVVNLPAIIVAAVVTWLLVIGTSESASVNAVLVAIKVTALTAFIVLSFPILKGENFTPLMPTGLLGHDGLGVVGAAATIFFAYVGFDAVSTAAEETKNPQRNVPIGLLGSLAICTIFYFLVAAGVVGTVGAQPVRDAAGAVLPPDGAGFAARCAELRALGDAPIVCSDEALAETLRIVGFPLIGNLVGLAASIALPSVILMMIYGQTRIFFVMARDGLLPEKLADVHPKFKTPWKMTIFTGICVAIAAAFFPVGQLADISNSGTLFAFFMVAIAVMMLRRTDPDRFRPFRTPFVWVIAPIAAVGCLGLYLNLPFVAKMVLPVWGAIGLAIYFFYSRKRSHVGLGLIEVHEEDADVPPSAAPPI, from the coding sequence ATGATATTCGATCGTATCAAGCCGCTCGACGCCATCCTTGCGACAGCGGAGAAGAAGTCCCTGCACAGATCCCTCGGCGCCTTCCAGCTCACCATGTTGGGCATCGGGGCCGTGATCGGTACGGGTATCTTTGTCCTCACTGCTGCGGCCGCCCAGAAGGCCGGGCCGGGCATGATGTTCTCTTTCGTTATTGCAGGTTTCGTCTGCGCGGTGGCGGCGCTCTGCTATTCGGAACTGGCCTCGATGGTGCCGGTCTCGGGCTCCGCCTACACTTATACCTACGCTGTGATGGGGGAGCTGCTGGCCTGGATGGTCGGCTGGGCGCTGATCCTGGAATACGCCGTCGCGGCTTCCGCCGTGTGTGTTGGCTGGTCCGGCTATGTCATGGGGCTTGTCGAGAACTTAACCGGGTTCACCTTACCCGGGGCGCTCAGTAGCGGCCCCGCCTGGGGATTTGCAGGCGGGATTCCGCACGTGGATTTCAGCCATGGCGTGGTCAACCTGCCGGCCATCATTGTGGCGGCTGTGGTGACCTGGCTGCTGGTCATCGGCACAAGTGAGAGCGCCTCGGTGAACGCAGTGCTGGTGGCGATCAAGGTCACGGCCCTGACAGCCTTCATCGTGCTGAGCTTTCCGATCCTCAAGGGCGAGAACTTCACGCCGTTGATGCCGACCGGCCTGCTCGGTCATGACGGCCTTGGCGTCGTCGGGGCCGCGGCGACCATCTTCTTCGCTTATGTCGGGTTCGATGCGGTGTCGACTGCGGCGGAAGAAACGAAGAACCCGCAGCGCAACGTGCCCATCGGCCTGCTCGGCTCACTGGCCATCTGTACGATATTCTATTTCCTCGTTGCGGCCGGCGTGGTCGGAACGGTCGGGGCCCAGCCTGTGCGCGACGCTGCCGGCGCTGTCCTGCCACCGGATGGAGCAGGCTTTGCCGCCCGCTGCGCGGAACTCCGGGCGCTGGGAGATGCCCCCATCGTCTGTTCGGATGAGGCGCTTGCCGAGACGCTCCGCATTGTCGGCTTCCCGTTGATCGGCAACCTCGTCGGCCTGGCGGCCTCCATCGCGCTGCCGTCGGTGATCCTGATGATGATCTATGGCCAGACGCGGATCTTCTTCGTCATGGCCCGCGATGGCCTGCTGCCGGAAAAGCTCGCGGACGTGCACCCGAAGTTCAAGACGCCCTGGAAGATGACCATCTTCACCGGTATCTGTGTTGCCATCGCCGCGGCCTTCTTCCCGGTCGGACAGCTGGCGGACATTTCAAACTCCGGCACACTGTTCGCCTTCTTTATGGTGGCGATTGCCGTGATGATGCTGCGCCGGACAGATCCGGACCGGTTCCGCCCGTTCCGCACGCCTTTCGTCTGGGTGATCGCCCCGATCGCCGCAGTGGGGTGCCTTGGCCTTTATCTGAACCTGCCATTCGTGGCGAAGATGGTGCTGCCGGTCTGGGGCGCGATCGGGCTCGCGATCTATTTCTTCTACAGCCGCAAGCGCAGCCATGTCGGGCTTGGCCTGATCGAGGTGCACGAGGAAGATGCTGACGTCCCGCCGTCCGCGGCGCCGCCGATCTGA